In Xenopus tropicalis strain Nigerian chromosome 5, UCB_Xtro_10.0, whole genome shotgun sequence, one genomic interval encodes:
- the LOC116411053 gene encoding loricrin-like gives MDRGGYSDGTGGLQRWDRGGYSDGTGGATAMGPGGLQRWDAGVYSDGTGGGYSDGTGGYSDGTGGLQRWDRGGYSDGTGGLQRWDRGATAMGPGGYSDGTWGGYSDGTGGATAMGPGGYSDGTGGLQRWDLGGYSDGTWGGYSDGTGGATAMGPGGYSDGTWGGYSDGTRGVTAMGPGGYSDGTGGLQRWDRGGATAMGPGGLQRWDLGDRGVTAMGTGGYSDGTWGGYIDGTWGGYSDGTGGATAMGPGGYSDGTGGATSMGPGGLQRWDAVCNVWEGGDQ, from the coding sequence ATGGACCGGGGGGGCTACAGCGATGGGACCGGGGGTCTACAGCGATGGGACCGGGGGGGCTACAGCGATGGGACCGGGGGGGCTACAGCGATGGGACCGGGGGGGCTACAGCGATGGGACGCGGGGGTCTACAGCGATGGGACCGGGGGGGGCTACAGCGATGGGACCGGGGGCTACAGCGATGGGACCGGGGGGCTACAGCGATGGGACCGGGGGGGCTACAGCGATGGGACCGGGGGGCTACAGCGATGGGACCGGGGGGCTACAGCGATGGGACCGGGGGGCTACAGCGATGGGACCTGGGGGGGCTACAGCGATGGGACCGGGGGGGCTACAGCGATGGGACCGGGGGGCTACAGCGATGGGACCGGGGGGCTACAGCGATGGGACCTGGGGGGCTACAGCGATGGGACCTGGGGGGGCTACAGCGATGGGACCGGGGGGGCTACAGCGATGGGACCGGGGGGCTACAGCGATGGGACCTGGGGGGGCTACAGCGATGGGACCCGGGGGGTTACAGCGATGGGACCGGGGGGCTACAGTGATGGGACCGGGGGGCTACAGCGATGGGACCGGGGGGGGGCTACAGCGATGGGACCGGGGGGGCTACAGCGATGGGACCTGGGGGACCGGGGGGTTACAGCGATGGGCACGGGGGGCTACAGCGATGGGACCTGGGGGGGCTACATCGATGGGACCTGGGGGGGCTACAGTGATGGGACCGGGGGGGCTACAGCGATGGGACCGGGGGGCTACAGCGATGGGACCGGGGGGGCTACATCGATGGGACCGGGGGGGCTACAGCGATGGGACGCCGTGTGCAATGTGTGGGAGGGGGGAGACCAGTAA